The DNA window AGCAAGGCTTCGGTCTGCATGATGAAGCCTGGCGTGCAGATGCCGCACTGCAGGGCGGCGCCCTCCAGAAAGGCCGACTGCACTGGGTTCAGTTCCGAGCCGCAACTGACGCCTTCGATCGTGCGGATCTCGGCTTCTTGGGCTTCCAGGGCCAGCACCAGGCAGCTGACGACGGGCCGGCCGTTCATCAACACGGTACAGGCGCCGCAGTTGCCGTTGGTGCAGCCTTCTTTGGTCCCCGTCATATCGAGCGTGTCGCGCAACACTTCGAGCAAGGTTTGACGCGGCTCGCACAGGAACTGCACTTCTTCGCCGTTGATCGTGGCCGAGACCACCCTTTTTCCCGACATGATGACTCCGTTGACAACAAACTTGAGAGGGCAGGGGAGGGGAGGGGACGCAGCAACGATGCACGCCGGACGCCGCCTGGAAACGATGGGACCGAAAACTAATGGCCCGGGACGTAGTCGAGCTGTTCGCCGCGGGCGCGGGTCACGGCCGCCCGCAACACCCGCTGCACCAGCACGCGAGTGACCTGCACCCGGTATTCTTTGGCGCCGCGCATATCAGTGATGGGGTTCACAATGCTGCAGGCCAGATCGGCGGCCTGGGCAATGCTTTCTTCGCTGACCGGTTGGCCGGCCAGCGAGGCGCCGGCTGCTTCCGCCAGCAGGGGCGTCGGGGCGAC is part of the Lignipirellula cremea genome and encodes:
- a CDS encoding (2Fe-2S)-binding protein, which encodes MSGKRVVSATINGEEVQFLCEPRQTLLEVLRDTLDMTGTKEGCTNGNCGACTVLMNGRPVVSCLVLALEAQEAEIRTIEGVSCGSELNPVQSAFLEGAALQCGICTPGFIMQTEALLEANPQPTEDEIRFYLSGNLCRCTGYDKIVRAVQAAAQQRQAAAE